A genomic segment from Malaclemys terrapin pileata isolate rMalTer1 chromosome 1, rMalTer1.hap1, whole genome shotgun sequence encodes:
- the LOC128843210 gene encoding zinc finger protein 501-like isoform X3, whose amino-acid sequence MLLGKSKERFSQRPDQEPTCKGQHKSQKQKGNTARDEGGTARRRERTFRDLRKPPVPERSETSEGPCTYPVCEESFEGQRNLNSHKSSIHMGKKMYKCRACGKSFRQKQELSAHARVHGAEKPFPCAECERSFSRLSHLTVHQRTHTGERPFSCPECGKHFSHLSNLTRHQRTHTGERPYSCPECERRFSNLSSLTTHLRTHTGERPFTCPQCEKSFGDQSNLTTHLRTHTGERPYVCPDCQKSFSDQSTFAKHQRTHTGERPYPCPHCEKSFIHRSHLTTHQRTHTGERPYKCPGCEKRFSQLSNVTTHLRTHSGEKPYVCADCGKSFGDQSSLRKHHRTHTGERPYPCPHCGKRFSQLSNLNTHCRTHTGERPYICPHCGKSFSEQSNLAKHLRTHLGERPPPWPHSEKSLMHVSHLSAHQRNHTGEGAYKCTDCDKIFSEQSDLVEHLKAHPRERPHSDKSFIQKSSLVKLQRLPQRLKP is encoded by the coding sequence ATGTTATTGGGGAAATCAAAAGAGAGATTTTCCCAGAGACCTGACCAGGAACCTACCTGCAAAGGGCAGCACAAGTCACAAAAGCAGAAGGGAAACAcagccagggatgagggaggTACCGCAAGGAGACGTGAAAGAACTTTCAGGGACCTGCGCAAGCCCCCTGTGCCAGAGAGGTCAGAGACAAGTGAGGGACCGTGCACATATCCTGTGTGTGAGGAAAGCTTTGAGGGGCAGAGAAACCTGAATAGCCATAAGAGCAGCATTCACATgggaaagaaaatgtataaatGTAGGgcctgtgggaaaagcttcaggcAAAAGCAGGAGCTCTCGGCACATGCGAGAGTCCATGGAGCCGAGAAACCCTTCCCCTGTGCTGAGTGTGAGAGAAGCTTCAGTCGGCTTTCCCATCTCACTGTGCACCAGAGAACCCACACGGGGGAaaggcccttctcctgccccgaGTGTGGGAAACACTTCAGCCACCTCTCGAACCTCACGAGAcaccagagaacccacacaggggagaggccctacagctgccctgagtgtgagagGCGCTTCAGTAACCTGAGCAGTCTCACCACCCACCTGAGGActcacacaggggagaggcccttcACCTGCCCCCAGTGCGAGAAGAGCTTTGGTGACCAGTCTAATCTCACCACCCACTTGAGGACCCACACTGGGGAGAGGCCCTATGTGTGCCCTGACTGCCAGAAGAGCTTCAGCGACCAATCGACTTTCGCCAAGCACCAGAGAACCCACACGGGGGAGAGACCCTACCCTTGCCCCCACTGCGAGAAGAGCTTCATCCATAGATCCCACCTCACTACGCACCAGCGGacccacacaggggagagaccttACAAATGTCCTGGCTGTGAGAAGCGCTTCAGCCAGCTCTCCAACGTCACCACCCACCTGAGGACCCATTCGGGGGAGAAGCCCTACGTCTGCGCCGACTGTGGGAAGAGCTTCGGCGACCAGTCGAGTCTGAGGAAGCACCACCGGACCCACACGGGCGAGAGACCCTATCCCTGTCCCCACTGCGGGAAACGCTTCAGCCAGCTCTCCAATCTCAACACCCACTGCAGAACCCACACCGGCGAGAGGCCGTACATCTGTCCGCACTGTGGCAAGAGCTTCAGCGAGCAGTCAAACCTGGCCAAGCACCTGAGAACCCACCTGGGGGAGAGGCCCCCCCCTTGGCCCCACAGCGAGAAGAGCCTCATGCATGTCTCACACCTCTCTGCGCACCAGAGAAACCACACTGGGGAGGGGGCCTACAAATGTACCGACTGCGACAAGATCTTCAGCGAGCAGTCAGACCTGGTGGAGCACCTGAAAGCCCACCCGAGGGAGAGACCCCACAGCGACAAGAGCTTCATCCAAAAATCATCTCTGGTGAAACTTCAGAGGCTTCCTCAGAGATTGAAACCATAG
- the LOC128843210 gene encoding zinc finger protein 501-like isoform X2, protein MPSSPAARRSGGGILSRTEKHHKEGCENLKLLGMLLGKSKERFSQRPDQEPTCKGQHKSQKQKGNTARDEGGTARRRERTFRDLRKPPVPERSETSEGPCTYPVCEESFEGQRNLNSHKSSIHMGKKMYKCRACGKSFRQKQELSAHARVHGAEKPFPCAECERSFSRLSHLTVHQRTHTGERPFSCPECGKHFSHLSNLTRHQRTHTGERPYSCPECERRFSNLSSLTTHLRTHTGERPFTCPQCEKSFGDQSNLTTHLRTHTGERPYVCPDCQKSFSDQSTFAKHQRTHTGERPYPCPHCEKSFIHRSHLTTHQRTHTGERPYKCPGCEKRFSQLSNVTTHLRTHSGEKPYVCADCGKSFGDQSSLRKHHRTHTGERPYPCPHCGKRFSQLSNLNTHCRTHTGERPYICPHCGKSFSEQSNLAKHLRTHLGERPPPWPHSEKSLMHVSHLSAHQRNHTGEGAYKCTDCDKIFSEQSDLVEHLKAHPRERPHSDKSFIQKSSLVKLQRLPQRLKP, encoded by the coding sequence GTGGTGGGATCCTGAGCAGAACTGAGAAGCATCACAAAGAAGGTTGTGAGAACCTGAAGCTGCTGGGAATGTTATTGGGGAAATCAAAAGAGAGATTTTCCCAGAGACCTGACCAGGAACCTACCTGCAAAGGGCAGCACAAGTCACAAAAGCAGAAGGGAAACAcagccagggatgagggaggTACCGCAAGGAGACGTGAAAGAACTTTCAGGGACCTGCGCAAGCCCCCTGTGCCAGAGAGGTCAGAGACAAGTGAGGGACCGTGCACATATCCTGTGTGTGAGGAAAGCTTTGAGGGGCAGAGAAACCTGAATAGCCATAAGAGCAGCATTCACATgggaaagaaaatgtataaatGTAGGgcctgtgggaaaagcttcaggcAAAAGCAGGAGCTCTCGGCACATGCGAGAGTCCATGGAGCCGAGAAACCCTTCCCCTGTGCTGAGTGTGAGAGAAGCTTCAGTCGGCTTTCCCATCTCACTGTGCACCAGAGAACCCACACGGGGGAaaggcccttctcctgccccgaGTGTGGGAAACACTTCAGCCACCTCTCGAACCTCACGAGAcaccagagaacccacacaggggagaggccctacagctgccctgagtgtgagagGCGCTTCAGTAACCTGAGCAGTCTCACCACCCACCTGAGGActcacacaggggagaggcccttcACCTGCCCCCAGTGCGAGAAGAGCTTTGGTGACCAGTCTAATCTCACCACCCACTTGAGGACCCACACTGGGGAGAGGCCCTATGTGTGCCCTGACTGCCAGAAGAGCTTCAGCGACCAATCGACTTTCGCCAAGCACCAGAGAACCCACACGGGGGAGAGACCCTACCCTTGCCCCCACTGCGAGAAGAGCTTCATCCATAGATCCCACCTCACTACGCACCAGCGGacccacacaggggagagaccttACAAATGTCCTGGCTGTGAGAAGCGCTTCAGCCAGCTCTCCAACGTCACCACCCACCTGAGGACCCATTCGGGGGAGAAGCCCTACGTCTGCGCCGACTGTGGGAAGAGCTTCGGCGACCAGTCGAGTCTGAGGAAGCACCACCGGACCCACACGGGCGAGAGACCCTATCCCTGTCCCCACTGCGGGAAACGCTTCAGCCAGCTCTCCAATCTCAACACCCACTGCAGAACCCACACCGGCGAGAGGCCGTACATCTGTCCGCACTGTGGCAAGAGCTTCAGCGAGCAGTCAAACCTGGCCAAGCACCTGAGAACCCACCTGGGGGAGAGGCCCCCCCCTTGGCCCCACAGCGAGAAGAGCCTCATGCATGTCTCACACCTCTCTGCGCACCAGAGAAACCACACTGGGGAGGGGGCCTACAAATGTACCGACTGCGACAAGATCTTCAGCGAGCAGTCAGACCTGGTGGAGCACCTGAAAGCCCACCCGAGGGAGAGACCCCACAGCGACAAGAGCTTCATCCAAAAATCATCTCTGGTGAAACTTCAGAGGCTTCCTCAGAGATTGAAACCATAG
- the LOC128843210 gene encoding zinc finger protein 501-like isoform X1, translating into MAEGAVSMPEGEEYTRLASLGKCGGILSRTEKHHKEGCENLKLLGMLLGKSKERFSQRPDQEPTCKGQHKSQKQKGNTARDEGGTARRRERTFRDLRKPPVPERSETSEGPCTYPVCEESFEGQRNLNSHKSSIHMGKKMYKCRACGKSFRQKQELSAHARVHGAEKPFPCAECERSFSRLSHLTVHQRTHTGERPFSCPECGKHFSHLSNLTRHQRTHTGERPYSCPECERRFSNLSSLTTHLRTHTGERPFTCPQCEKSFGDQSNLTTHLRTHTGERPYVCPDCQKSFSDQSTFAKHQRTHTGERPYPCPHCEKSFIHRSHLTTHQRTHTGERPYKCPGCEKRFSQLSNVTTHLRTHSGEKPYVCADCGKSFGDQSSLRKHHRTHTGERPYPCPHCGKRFSQLSNLNTHCRTHTGERPYICPHCGKSFSEQSNLAKHLRTHLGERPPPWPHSEKSLMHVSHLSAHQRNHTGEGAYKCTDCDKIFSEQSDLVEHLKAHPRERPHSDKSFIQKSSLVKLQRLPQRLKP; encoded by the coding sequence GTGGTGGGATCCTGAGCAGAACTGAGAAGCATCACAAAGAAGGTTGTGAGAACCTGAAGCTGCTGGGAATGTTATTGGGGAAATCAAAAGAGAGATTTTCCCAGAGACCTGACCAGGAACCTACCTGCAAAGGGCAGCACAAGTCACAAAAGCAGAAGGGAAACAcagccagggatgagggaggTACCGCAAGGAGACGTGAAAGAACTTTCAGGGACCTGCGCAAGCCCCCTGTGCCAGAGAGGTCAGAGACAAGTGAGGGACCGTGCACATATCCTGTGTGTGAGGAAAGCTTTGAGGGGCAGAGAAACCTGAATAGCCATAAGAGCAGCATTCACATgggaaagaaaatgtataaatGTAGGgcctgtgggaaaagcttcaggcAAAAGCAGGAGCTCTCGGCACATGCGAGAGTCCATGGAGCCGAGAAACCCTTCCCCTGTGCTGAGTGTGAGAGAAGCTTCAGTCGGCTTTCCCATCTCACTGTGCACCAGAGAACCCACACGGGGGAaaggcccttctcctgccccgaGTGTGGGAAACACTTCAGCCACCTCTCGAACCTCACGAGAcaccagagaacccacacaggggagaggccctacagctgccctgagtgtgagagGCGCTTCAGTAACCTGAGCAGTCTCACCACCCACCTGAGGActcacacaggggagaggcccttcACCTGCCCCCAGTGCGAGAAGAGCTTTGGTGACCAGTCTAATCTCACCACCCACTTGAGGACCCACACTGGGGAGAGGCCCTATGTGTGCCCTGACTGCCAGAAGAGCTTCAGCGACCAATCGACTTTCGCCAAGCACCAGAGAACCCACACGGGGGAGAGACCCTACCCTTGCCCCCACTGCGAGAAGAGCTTCATCCATAGATCCCACCTCACTACGCACCAGCGGacccacacaggggagagaccttACAAATGTCCTGGCTGTGAGAAGCGCTTCAGCCAGCTCTCCAACGTCACCACCCACCTGAGGACCCATTCGGGGGAGAAGCCCTACGTCTGCGCCGACTGTGGGAAGAGCTTCGGCGACCAGTCGAGTCTGAGGAAGCACCACCGGACCCACACGGGCGAGAGACCCTATCCCTGTCCCCACTGCGGGAAACGCTTCAGCCAGCTCTCCAATCTCAACACCCACTGCAGAACCCACACCGGCGAGAGGCCGTACATCTGTCCGCACTGTGGCAAGAGCTTCAGCGAGCAGTCAAACCTGGCCAAGCACCTGAGAACCCACCTGGGGGAGAGGCCCCCCCCTTGGCCCCACAGCGAGAAGAGCCTCATGCATGTCTCACACCTCTCTGCGCACCAGAGAAACCACACTGGGGAGGGGGCCTACAAATGTACCGACTGCGACAAGATCTTCAGCGAGCAGTCAGACCTGGTGGAGCACCTGAAAGCCCACCCGAGGGAGAGACCCCACAGCGACAAGAGCTTCATCCAAAAATCATCTCTGGTGAAACTTCAGAGGCTTCCTCAGAGATTGAAACCATAG